In a genomic window of Vulpes vulpes isolate BD-2025 chromosome 6, VulVul3, whole genome shotgun sequence:
- the CFL2 gene encoding cofilin-2 isoform X2 yields the protein MKVRKSSTQEEIKKRKKAVLFCLSDDKRQIIVEEAKQILVGDIGDTVEDPYTSFVKLLPLNDCRYALYDATYETKESKKEDLVFIFWAPESAPLKSKMIYASSKDAIKKKFTGIKHEWQVNGLDDIKDRSTLGEKLGGNVVVSLEGKPL from the exons ATGAAAGTAAGGAAATCTTCTACACAAGAGgagatcaaaaaaagaaagaaagcagttcTCTTCTGTTTAAGTGAtgacaaaagacaaataattgtAGAGGAAGCAAAACAGATCTTGGTGGGTGACATTGGTGATACTGTAGAGGACCCCTACACATCTTTTGTGAAGTTGCTACCTCTGAATGATTGCCGATATGCTTTGTACGATGCCACATACGAAACAAAAGAGTCTAAGAAAGAAGACCTAGTATTTATATTCTG gGCTCCTGAAAGTGCACCTTTAAAAAGCAAGATGATTTATGCTAGCTCTAAAGatgccattaaaaagaaatttacag gtaTTAAACATGAGTGGCAAGTAAATGGCTTGGATGATATAAAGGACCGTTCGACACTTGGAGAGAAATTGGGAGGCAACGTAGTAGTTTCACTTGAAGGAAAACCCTTATAA
- the CFL2 gene encoding cofilin-2 isoform X1 — MASGVTVNDEVIKVFNDMKVRKSSTQEEIKKRKKAVLFCLSDDKRQIIVEEAKQILVGDIGDTVEDPYTSFVKLLPLNDCRYALYDATYETKESKKEDLVFIFWAPESAPLKSKMIYASSKDAIKKKFTGIKHEWQVNGLDDIKDRSTLGEKLGGNVVVSLEGKPL, encoded by the exons TTAATGATATGAAAGTAAGGAAATCTTCTACACAAGAGgagatcaaaaaaagaaagaaagcagttcTCTTCTGTTTAAGTGAtgacaaaagacaaataattgtAGAGGAAGCAAAACAGATCTTGGTGGGTGACATTGGTGATACTGTAGAGGACCCCTACACATCTTTTGTGAAGTTGCTACCTCTGAATGATTGCCGATATGCTTTGTACGATGCCACATACGAAACAAAAGAGTCTAAGAAAGAAGACCTAGTATTTATATTCTG gGCTCCTGAAAGTGCACCTTTAAAAAGCAAGATGATTTATGCTAGCTCTAAAGatgccattaaaaagaaatttacag gtaTTAAACATGAGTGGCAAGTAAATGGCTTGGATGATATAAAGGACCGTTCGACACTTGGAGAGAAATTGGGAGGCAACGTAGTAGTTTCACTTGAAGGAAAACCCTTATAA